AAAAACCTTGAAAAAGAAAACCCTAGACTATTTATATGGCTTACCTTAATGTCAATTAGAATTAGGGAATCGGGGAATTGCGGTCCCTATTTGGCGATGGAGTTGTGTTGCCGCTGCGGCAGTGTTGTACCAGGCCACGATGCCACGAGGGACCGTAGGAGATTGCCGGCACCGGCGACCGCGTGATGGCGTGTGTGGCGAAGTCAGTGCTTCCGTCTCGTGGGTGGCTGCATGCGTGAGGTGTGCGTCTAGGTTTAATCTTGCGATTGAGTTAGGCTTTTTTTTGTGGGATCGATTCAGTTAGGCAACGTGTGTAATGCGTACTTGCATTGGGCCCTAGGCTACAGTCCATGAATTGTTAATTTGTAGAACTGCTTCTTTAGAGTTGGGCTTTTAGAAATATACAACGAAAACAGATTGGGCTGAGTGGGGCCAGGCTATTGGGCTGAGTGGGGGCACATGGCGTAGCACGTTGACCTGCTATGAGCCGATCGAAAAATCAAGTGGGGGCAGCTGCCCCCACAGCCATCAACGTAGGTCCGCCCctgcctttagtcccggtttgtggtataaaccgggactaaagggtggtgggccaggagcgtggcccattggtcccggtttgtcccaccaaccgggaccaaagggtccgaacgaaccaggaccaatgcccccacgaggcccgacaggcccctggccgcacgaaccgggaccaatgctcacattagtcccagttcgtgactgaaccgggactaatgtgaatattgccctgtgaccaaagcccagttttctactagtgcacctCCCTCGACAGAATTTGGGAGAGTGCATCGCCCCTTGGCCTTTACCCTAACATTTCGCCCTCCGTTGCTCTCACCATCCTCTGGAAATTTTAGGACTCACGCAATGCGCTCATCTTCCTCTACGGGCATCATCTCTCAAGCACTACGGAACATTGTATTTGACTTCTCACTCTGCATCTTTAGATTCAAAGACACTGCGTCACGGACATGGCCAGGTCCGGGGAAAGCTAGCTTTCTTCTATGCTTGATCCTCTCTTGTAATGTAAAACATTGATGGTTCGGTGGTAATATATTCAGGTAGAGAGCTACATCTATAAGGAAGCATCAAGTGCCGAACTGTGGAAATAAATGTGCACAATAAAACGGCTAGCCACACACATCATTGAGAGTACTATCGCACTGTCGATAAGAGAATCTTATTAAAGGCGTAAATCAGTGAAGTACACACAAGCTCCACAGCTAGCAGCTAGCCCTATTTTGTGCTAATTTGGAGCTACAGCCATGAgtgtccgtcggcttgccttcggattcttcttCAGTCTCACCGTCTacgtcgctaccgttgtgactgcggggaTGTTGAGTATAATGTTTATTAGGAAAGGCGAGATAGACTAGGATTTGTTctggcttgtcttgtactccaagtagatGATTGTACtcatatatatgcccacgaggctcaagcaatacaataaAACGATTCCACCaaatccctctctcccttctaacatggtatctatcgcaagtcgatcctaaaccctagccgccgccgcttccgcacccgcgcgccgcccccggggcggTCGGCCACCATGACCGTcgccgggggccgcgccgcccgtacctagggttcgtccgccggtcgtgttgaccggctgccctagagagtctttttctcGAGCCTTGCTTTGGAGTTTTCTCTCTCCCGCCGGTCATCTTGATCGCACggtttctttttggttttccgatctattcttgatcggtttgcgtcgcccaccgccgccgtcgaccccgaGCGCCTCTACTCCGACCCCGGCGCGACCAGCCGGCCTCTCCTCCGACCCGGCGGCCACGCGCGCCGAGGCGGCCCGTCAGGGCCAGCCGCCGTCCGCGCGTCGGTCCGCCCGTCGCCCTGCGACGGCCGTCACCGCCCTGCTCCGACAGGGACACCTGCATcgccccgacccggcggcctcgcgccatGCGACGGCCAATCATAGCCGTCGCTCGCGCGTCGGCCCGCCCATCGATCCACATCACCCGCCTCCGCCGCGTTTGCACGGCGGCCCGGCGGTCTACCTCGCCGGCCTCGTCCTCGGCTGCGTCAGGCTCGTCGGCTGCCTCAACTCGGGGGCGCCGCTGCTCCGTTGGTCGCTCGGGTCTCGCTGCCCGGCCTCCGGCGTTGCTTTTGCAGCCCGGGTGCCGGTGCTGACAAGATTGTCCGCACGACGTCCCACGCCGTCCGTCGTCGCCGGCttcatctcggactccgccgccaccacGCCTCCACCGAGCGGCGACCCCGACCTCGCGCGCGATCGGCTTGATCACCCGCTCGCCGCCACGATCCGCCTCATCTACGCCGCACGACCGACCTGGTCCGTCGGTTACGCGCGCCTCCGCAGGTCCCATGAAGATCGTCCCCCAGTTCAGCGCGCCTCTCCACCGATCGAGCGTcgggctgccgctgcgtcgccccatcgggctgcagcgccgccgccccgtggttcttCTCGCGGCTGCATTGACTCGTGTGTCGCTGCTGCGTCGCCCCATCGGGCCGCAACGCCGCGGCCCCGTGGTTCTTCTCGCGGCTGCATTGACTCGTGcgtcgccgctgcgtcgccccttcgggccgtagtgtcgcgatacgcggtccccgccgccgccccgaggccgtccccgcggttgcaccgactcgcgaaccgccgttgtgtcgccccttcgggccgcagcgtcgcggcccgcggtccccgccgccgcccagaggtcttctcgccgtcgccccgacccgcctgccgccgctgcgtcgccccttcgggtcgtagcgccgcggcccgcggtccgctccgccgtcaccgcgcgtcgacctcctgtggtatgcgccgcgccgtcttccttggcgcgggaacgccaccgtccgcgccggtcttcgtcacgctatcagggttcttcgcctacttcgagcaccgccgccgcactcctaacctagccgccgccgccgcccatccacccccttcgtcttcgtccaagcaccagcccgtcgccagcgtcgccgtcatctaccccgaccacttcgtctactccgaccaccgttggtgacatcggccccgcgccgatggacgccgcaatcgtgtccccgggcctggcaagcctggtcggcgcttcgtcaacttcgtcttcgtccgtctacgcatgcccggtgctagCAACACCGGTGCGTGCCTTCGTCTACGTTATGTTCCCGGGCTTGGCAACCCCGGCGCGACGTGTCGTCAACAACGTTTTCTCCCCGGCGCACCACTACTTCGACACTACTGCGCCTATGACTAACTCGGCGCCCCCTTGCGCCCGCGGCTTCACggcgacttcctcgacaccggctacccgactcgacatcgaccacggcattcttcgcacggctacctcgaccacggctccaCCATCATACGCTCTCGGCTACCTCGATAAATGGCagaaagggctaccgccttgcttgagcaacctcgttgtttgccactccagccacgactccgcgatgcgtcaaccgttacgactgtgggaggggggagggggtgtccgtcggctcgtcttcggattcttctccagtctcaccgtctgcgtcgctaccgttatgactgcggggggatgttgagtataatgtttattaggaaagacgagatagactaggatttgttctggcttgtcttgtactccaagtagatgattgtactcctatatatatgcccacgaggctcaagcaatacaataaAACGATTCCACCaaatccctctctcccttctaacaatGAGAAGGGTGGAAATAAATGTGCACAACAAACCAGCCAGAATTCGAAAGAGTCTTGTTGAAGGAGTGACCGGGACATGCTATTCCAAACACATAAAAAGCTCAAGCAATTCCAACTGGTTTAACTTCATTCTATACAGCTTTCGAAGCTCAGATGTATCATGTATGGCCTATTCATTCACGGGCGTGGCTGAACGCACATCAGCAAATGCCTCGGTTGCTCTATTTTCAGAAAAAAATGTCAAAAACAAAACAACGAACAGAAAGGGGAAGGGATCAGATGATTACTGCACTTTGCATTCCTATGTCCGTGATGCTAACTGGTTCGCTTATAGCCTTCTGCAATGGTAACTGTGAGTTAACATCGTGGACAAGCGAATCGGATACACAGCACTATGAAATTCTTGTACGCGTGTATGATTTTGATCAAGGACTAAATCAGTCATAACAGTACTTCTCCTGTTTCAGAGAGGAGCAGATCTGATCTGGTAGCATATATGTTCTCTGGACAGAATTACTGCTGAAAACAAAGTACATACAAAATCTTGTTGCACAATTCTACTTCTTAGCTCTCTCCCAGAGTTCTCATGATATGGAACCACAGAGAAGCGAAATTTACAGGAAAAATATGAATCATGCATACAGAAATTAACAAGCTGGAGTGAGCTGGCCAGCTCACTCCCATGAGGCCATGATCCCATCTATACTGTGTGCATCATGAAGTGATGGGACGGGGGACAGTTCAGTGAACAAATGCAGTTAGATGGAATCAGTCTTATTCATGCATGTGGACATGGTCTATGTGCATTCAAAGCCTACATTTCTCCAACACGTTCTTCTTATTTCCCAAGCGAAGTGCTTTTAGACTAATGCCCAAAGCAGCCACAATTAACATCCACCCGGCCTCCTATAAATTTGCCACCTTGGTCCTCTCTTATCGTCATCGGAACCTCAAAGCTCTTGTTAAGACAGAGAGTTGGTGCCCTGAGCTTGAGTGAGAGATGGCAGCAGCAGCACCCGCAGAGACGATGAACAAGTCCGCCGCCGGCGCCGAGGTTCCCGAGGCGTTCACATCGGTGTTCCAGCCGGGGAAGCTTGCGGTCGAGGCGATTCAGGTGGATGAGAATGCGGCGCCGACACCACCGATCCCGGTGCTGATCGTCGCACCCAAGGATGCAGGAACCTACCCCGTGGCCATGCTCTTGCACGGCTTCTTCCTCCATAACCACTTCTACGAACACCTTCTCCGGCACGTCGCATCCCACGGCTTCATCATTGTCGCGCCCCAGGTCGATCGCTACCATCTTCACATGTATACAGAAATTACCTCAACAATGACGCAGAGACAAGAGGGTTTAACCTCAAGTCTCTCTCAAAAGATGATCTGTTGTAACTCTGTATGTGTGCTAGCTTGTGGTGATCAACTAACTAATTCTGCAAAATTTTGTAGTGCAGTTCAGCATCAGTATCATACCTTCGGGTGACGCAGAGGACATCGCCGCGGCAGCCAAGGTGGCAGACTGGCTCCCCGACGGCCTCCCGTCCGTGCTGCCCAAAGGCGTCGAGCCGGAGCTCTCGAAGCTCGCCTTGGCCGGCCACAGCCGAGGAGGCCACACGGCTTTCTCCCTGGCCTTGGGGCACGCCAAGACCCAGCTAACCTTCTCCGCGCTCATCGGACTCGACCCCGTCGCCGGCACGGGGAAGTCCTCCCAGCTCCAGCCCAAGATCCTCACCTACGAGCCGTCCTCCTTCGGCATGGCGATGCCGGTGCTGGTCATCGGCACCGGGCTCGGCGAGGAGAAGAAGAACATATTCTTCCCTCCCTGCGCACCCAAGGACGTGAACCACGCCGAGTTCTACCGCGAGTGCAGGCCGCCCTGCTACTACTTTGTGACCAAGGACTACGGGCATCTGGACATGCTGGACGACGACGCCCCCAAGTTCATCACCTGCGTCTGCAAGGATGGGAACGGGTGCAAGGGCAAGATGCGGAGGTGCGTTGCTGGGATCATGGTGGCATTTCTTAATGCTGCCTTGGGTGAGAAAGATGCAGATCTTGAGGCCATACTGAGAGACCCGGCGGTTGCACCCACCACGCTTGATCCGGTTGAGCACCGCGTGGCGTGAAGCAGCAGCTGGCTCATGCCAAAAGTTAACCAGCCGCAGGTTGGTCCACTAAATAAAGTACAGATGTACTGTACCTCTGAGCAATTTGCTTCACTTGTTCATGCAAGCTAAAACTGCTGCTGCTTTACTTCTTGCTCCTGCGAGCCTGCAATGGTACTTCTGCTCTGTTTCCAGATGTATACTACTCCTGTGAGTATAATCTTGTTTTTCGTGTCTTGGGCTGGAATATGCCGTCTGATCCCAAGCATACCAGGTGCAGTTCTGATCCCATGGAGAATTTGTAATCTAGTGTCAGACATATATCTAGTTGACAAACGTTGATGCAGAATCAGCATGAAGTAATCTATTACATACTACATCATGTGGATGGATTTACATTCGAGGGAAAGGGGGATTTAGAATGTTATTGATACAAAATCAGGCTACCCTAGGCGTTTACTCGAGTGATACACAACACCAATTTCTGTAGCTGTGTTCTCCACGCCACGACGCACCACAGTTTGTTTTCATCAGTTGCTCAGGCCACTAGCGGGCCGCCCCTATTTTTGTCAGCCTAGTGAGCTTTCCATTCCTTGTGCAACTGGCAGTAATTGTAGTTATATCTTGTTGCAGTGTCATACTAGTTATTTGGCATAACGTTGCAGTAGTGATCATATGAAAAATTGCTTTGTCGGCGCTGACAAGACTGCTGAGCTATTTAATCCTCGTATCTTTGCGATTTATGTATCAGTTGTTCAACTGGTAACTGTCCTCTGATACATCAATATCAAGAAATGACCCCAGTATCTGAACCATCAAGCTACCGGCTGAAAAGAAAAACAAGAGTCAACATTCTCGCCGTGGAGACTACTCCCTCCTGTAGGAAATCTAAGGTGTTAAATTTATTGTCCAAGTTTGAAGTAGTACAATATTACAAATCACAATCATAAAAAAGTACTTTTGGACACAAACACAACTTTATTGTGTTTTAACATAACCCACATACTCTCAGATTAGTAGTTGGTCAAATTTGAACTTGGATGGCCAAATTACACCCTGCAGTTCAAAATACTGAAGGAACGTTGATATTTTGCACCATAATTAGTCATTAATTTTCATCACTGAAATACCTGCAAAAAAAAACTTTCATCATTAACCTAATGAAGGGACTGTTTTGTGGATTTAAACAAACTGCCTGCAGTACATATAAAGTTTATATCAGCTTAAATACAAAAAAGGTTAAATCTCTATTTCATGAATAAATTAATATTTTCCTCAAGCAAAAAACCTAAATAACCAGTTCTAAGTTTAGCTGAAACTTTAATTGAGTTACTGAGTCGGTTGTTGTTCTGTTCATAGCTTTTAAACCGCTTAACCTATTTCAGCAAATAAACACTTCTCAGATATCTACAGAGAATTCCATACAAGTTTATTTAAGGTGACTGGGACTAAAACTATCTCTAACTTGGTCGAGCACAGGTAAATAACCTTCAATCATGTTTACTTAATAGAGCCTCATACATGTAAGTTGGTGCTTGTGCAGTCTGCTAATTTGTTGTCCCATTGTCAAATACTAAGTACTAGCTGGGAACTTTAATAGCTGGGTACTTTGCAATGTTTACTCCAGGAAAATGGAATGTGCAAGCTTCTTTCTTGATTAGTTACTTGCTTTGCCTTAAAGACAGTCCCCATCTATGTCCCATGTTTTCTTTTTGTATGAATTTCATATTCCCTGAAATATGAGAATACACTGTCCTGATAGACCAGTTGACCAACACATTTCCATGGGATTTTAGAAAAATATATGTGAttcttttttttgaaaaggaggatagacccccggcctctgcatctggatgatgcatgcggccattttattaattattcatagAGACCATACAAAGTAATACATTAGTCAGCCTGAAGCCACCATCTAGGCAACACCTGTTGCTACTCCTATCCCATTGATGAAGGTGTGCCGAATATCCGAGCCTAATACTAAACGGATATCGCACCAAACCCTAACATCTAAAGTCGGATGCCCCAGCCCAGCCACACACCGGGACTGGGTCCCATACCAGACCGACGCACTCTCAGAGGCtgccgccgccatcttccaccAGTCCATCTCCAGAGCAGAAACTGGCCCGTCGACCTTGCCTGgcctgccgtcgacgccaccacgacgccaaacAACTCCACCATCCTGCATGTATCCGTCCACACGCGCCCGTCGCCGAACCTCCGTAGCACCATGCCACCGGGATCCACCGTCGGCCTTGCGGTGGATGAGACAC
The sequence above is a segment of the Aegilops tauschii subsp. strangulata cultivar AL8/78 chromosome 6, Aet v6.0, whole genome shotgun sequence genome. Coding sequences within it:
- the LOC109783103 gene encoding chlorophyllase-1, translated to MAAAAPAETMNKSAAGAEVPEAFTSVFQPGKLAVEAIQVDENAAPTPPIPVLIVAPKDAGTYPVAMLLHGFFLHNHFYEHLLRHVASHGFIIVAPQFSISIIPSGDAEDIAAAAKVADWLPDGLPSVLPKGVEPELSKLALAGHSRGGHTAFSLALGHAKTQLTFSALIGLDPVAGTGKSSQLQPKILTYEPSSFGMAMPVLVIGTGLGEEKKNIFFPPCAPKDVNHAEFYRECRPPCYYFVTKDYGHLDMLDDDAPKFITCVCKDGNGCKGKMRRCVAGIMVAFLNAALGEKDADLEAILRDPAVAPTTLDPVEHRVA